Proteins encoded together in one Drosophila albomicans strain 15112-1751.03 chromosome 2R, ASM965048v2, whole genome shotgun sequence window:
- the LOC117574527 gene encoding SPRY domain-containing protein 7, which produces MFCCLRTCLNGGQLRKPTAAAHRHREPDVHLDAAHMGADVILLSHQLRVTGTGGVLATAPLVQSKSYFEVKIQQSGSWSIGLATRQADLGRKWGGGDRESWCLCSDNATRHNDEEFGPVVANCTQPTLSSSKSVTTTTNGILNNSAAAAAGLIAIEDLQEDLVMTTGNSELTTVEELIKAPQRDFPDEGDIVGVAFDHVELNFYFNGKNLEVPFRNVRGPALFPVIYVGNGAILDIILDNFSHGPPSGFERILLEQSLL; this is translated from the exons ATGTTCTGTTGCCTGCGCACCTGCCTCAATGGCGGCCAATTGCGAAAACCAACAGCGGCCGCACATCGACACCGCGAGCCCGACGTTCATCTCGATGCGGCGCATATGG GCGCCGACGTCATTTTGCTGTCGCACCAATTGCGTGTCACAGGCACAGGGGGTGTGCTGGCCACTGCACCCCTGGTGCAGTCCAAGTCCTACTTCGAGGTGAAGATACAGCAGAGCGGCAGCTGGTCCATTGGTTTGGCCACACGACAAGCGGATCTGGGACGCAAGTGGGGCGGCGGTGATCGAGAATCATGGTGTCTGTGCTCCGACAATGCCACACGACACAATGACGAAGAGTTCGGTCCTGTCGTTGCCAACTGCACACAGCCTACGCTCAGCTCCAGCAAGTCGGtgacaaccacaacaaatggAATTCTGAATAATagcgccgctgctgccgctggtCTCATTGCCATCGAGGATCTACAGGAGGATCTTGTGATGACCACCGGGAACAGTGAATTGACAACGGTCGAGGAGCTTATCAAGGCACCACAACGTGACTTTCCCGACGAGGGCGATATTGTAGGCGTAGCCTTCGACCATGTCGAGCTAAATTTCTACTTCAATGGCAAGAACCTGGAGGTGCCTTTCCGCAATGTGCGCGGTCCTGCGCTCTTTCCAGTCATTTATG TTGGCAATGGCGCTATTCTGGACATTATTTTGGACAACTTTTCGCATGGTCCGCCTTCAGGATTCGAGCGCATTCTTCTCGAGCAGTCGTTACTTTAG